CGTTACTAGCGGACCCTCCACAGCCGCTGAGTCCAGCCATTAGCCCGGCGATGAACAAACAAAGGTAGCGTCGATTTCGCATCGAAGCATCCTTTCCATTGCGTGTCAGATATTCTGGTCGAAGTTACCAATCGTTACCGGGCAGGTCGCCCATGTTAGGAGTGACGACGGCCCACCAGGAAGTGCCGGAGATGCTGGCATTGATGGTGCGGACGCTCCCATCGCCCAAGCCTGCCAACATGACACCGCCGCTATGAATCGCTTGGGTCATCATCGGATTGCAGAGAGGCGAGTTTTGGGGTATGGTCTGGAAGCGAGAGTTGGGGCCGACGACGCCGACGACCGAGGTGGCCGATGCGTAACCGGCTGTTCCCTGTTGATTGCCGTAAGCAAACTGCGGCTCATACACCACGTTCCAGGCGCCATGTGCCCACAAACTGGCAAAGGTCCCGGCGCTGATCTGGCACCGACGGAATCGCTCCGCGAAAAAGATGGTGTTGGAGGATCCGTCCTGAATGGTGTGGATTTTCAGGGAGCTGCGGTGATTCCGGTAGTCCGAGCTATCCCCACGATTGGGACTGCCGAAGACCTGGAAGTTGGCCGCATAGTTGCTGTAAGACCAATTGCCGATTTCATTGGGTGCTCCCCAACCCATCGGCCAGAGGCCGTCGTCCGAACCGGTCGAATCCGAAGGGCAGAGGTACAATTTGATCGGCGTGGCCGCGGGCGCTCGCGTCCCTCCGCTGTACGGTATCCAAGCGTAGGCATCCTGAATGCCAGGTAGATACGGGCCGACCGTAGAAGCGTCCCAGAGAGCGTTCTGTTCGATAAAGGGCAGGAGCAAGAAGAAGATGCTGCCCCGCGGGCGCTGGCTAGGATCGCCAGAAACATATTCCGAATACAAGTCCGGAAGCTTGCCATGGGCATCCTGATAATTATGGCAGGCCAGAGAGATTTGCTTGAGCTGATTGGAACAGGTCGTTCGGGCTGCTGCCTCGCGGACCTTTTGGACTGCCGGCAGCAATAGCCCGATCAAGATGGCGATGATCGCAATGACCACGAGCAGCTCGATGAGGGTGAACCCTATCCATCGGCTTCTGCGCACGGGAGAGGTTGCGAAACTCATGGTGCCTCCTCGGGGTGAAAATTAGGGCAAGGATCAAACCGAACGCCGAGAATACAGCCTCCGTGAGGGGATACCACCAGCATCTGATCGTTCTTTCTCCGAAAGTGGTGGTGTCGGGCGAGGAAATCGTAGACCATCGTACATGTGGGATCATGAAAGCGTGGTGAGTCAAGGATGAGAAAAAAGAACCCCTCCGTGGGGATGTACGGGCGCTGGTGGTGAAGGGTTTTCCGTTTGAAATGGTCCCAGGGGGGCGGAGTATCTGTCGAATCGGGGAGGTTTGAGAGTGTCTGTTGAGGCCGGAGTATTGTCGGTGCTCCGAGCGAGCCGTTGTTCAAGCGAGCACCTCCCGGACGACCTGGCCGTGGACATCGGTCAGGCGGAAGTCACGTCCCGCGTAACGGTAGGTGAGTTTTTCATGATCGAAACCCAACAGGTGGAGGATGGTGGCGTGGAGATCATGGACATGGACCGGTTTTTCAACGGCTTTGAAGCCGAACTCGTCGGTAGCACCAATCGCTTGCCCGCCTTTGACTCCGCCGCCGGCCAGCCAAACGGTGAAGCCCCAATGATTGTGGTCCCGACCATTGACCTTGCCCGCATTGGCACCCGGTTGGGGCAGTTCCACCGTGGGAGTTCGGCCGAATTCCCCGCCCCAGATGATCAGGGTTGATTCGAACAAGCCGAGGCGTTTGAGATCGCTGATCAGAGCGGCGATCGCTTTGTCCACCTGTTGAGCCAAGCGGCGGTGGTTGACTTCCAGGTCGTCGTGGTTGTCCCAGGGCTGGCCTTCCCCATGCCAGACTTGCACGAAGCGGACGCCGCGCTCGATGAGTCGGCGGGCCAGCAGCAGACTGCGGGCCTGTTCGCTGGTTCCATAGGCTTCCAGCACGTGCTTGGGTTCCCGGCTGATGTCGAACGCCTCCGCCGCTTCGGTCTGCATGCGGAAAGCCAACTCGAAGGCCTGAATGCGTGCCTCCAATTGCGGATCGTGGAGGCGCGAGGCCTGATGCTGCCGGTTGAGCTGTTGCAGCAATTCCAATTGCCGCCGCTGCTGATCGACCGGCAAGTGGGGATTGCGGATGGATTCAATCAACTTATCAATTTGCGTGTGGCGCGTGTTCAGGTAAGTGCCCTGATAGATGCCGGGGAGGAAGGCCGCTTGCCAGTTTTGGGACTCTTGGATGGGATAGCCGCCGGGGCACATCACGACAAACGCGGGGAGATTGAGGTTTTCCGTACCCAAGCCGTAGGTCACCCACGAGCCAAGGGAAGGGCGGGGAAGTCGCGCCTCGCCACAGTTCATGAGCATGAGGCTAGGTTCGTGGTTGGGGACATCGGCGTGCATGGAACGGATGACGCAAATATCGTCGATGTGCTGGGCGGTGTGGTGGAAAATTTCGCTGACTTCCAGGCCGGACTGCCCATACTTGCGAAACTTGAAAGGTGAAGGGAATGCCGCTCCGGTGCGCCGCTCGGTGCGCAGGTTGCCGGTCGGGAGGGGTTTGCCCGCGTATTTCTGGAGCATGGGTTTGGGGTCGAAGGTGTCCACGTGGCTCGGCCCGCCATTGGCAAAAATGTGAATGACATGCTTGGCCTTCGCGGGGAAGTGGGGCTTTTTCGGCGCCAAGGGATTGAGGGCAGCCTGAGCGGAGGGTGATAACAAGCCTGCTTGGTCCAATGCCGTGGCCAAGCCGATCAGTCCCATACCTACGCCGCAGCGGCTTAGCATTTCCCGGCGAGTCCAGAGCATCGGTTGGCGTGGAGTTGAGGCCATCGTTGTCATCCTTCCTTTCGGCAACACTCTCATGATTCACTGTATCAGCAAGACGGCATGATCACAATGTTCCCAGCGTGGTGGCAATTCTCCAGTCGCCATCTTCCGGTGCTCGAACCGCGATCTTGCCCGCGATCTCTGGTTCGCCTGCTGACAATTCCGGCCTTGGCTGCTCCTCACCGAGCAGAGTTAATCGACGAAGGCAAACTCATTGCTGATCAGCAGGGTTTGTGCCAGTTGAGCCAAGGGCGGGAAGTCGGGCGGGTTGGGCGCTTGCTGGAGATAGTCGAGGGCCAGGGTGGTTTCTTCCGCAGTGGGGTATCGAGCGAGAAGGAGGCGGTAGAGGGCCGCAATTTGATCGCGCGGTGTCGGAGCAAGGCGGACAGTGTAATGCTGGGCGGCCGCTTTGGCGTTGTGGAGCACCCACGGAGCATTGAGTAGGAACAAGGCCTGTTGGGGTACGGTCGTTTCATAGCGGAGCGGGGCATGCTGATCGGGACTGGCCACGTCGAAGGCCCGGAAAAGGGTGGCGAAGTCCGAGCGATCCATGAATGCGTAGATCGTCCGGCGGTTGCTGGTCGGTTGAGCGAGAATGTTGATGGGACGGCCATAGAGGGTACGGTCCAATCGGTCGGTGGCGGCCAGCATAGCGTCGCGAAGGGCCTCGAAATCCAGCCGGCGCCGATTCTGCCGAGCCAAGTAGAGATTATCCGGGTCGCGCTGGATCACTGTCGGGTCCGCTTGGGAGGACTGCTGGTAGGTCGCGGAAAGCATGATGCGGCGGATCAACCGCTTGATACTCCACTGATCACGCACAAATTGCACGGCCAAGTAATCCAGCAGTTCCGGATGGGTGGGAGGTTCGCTCCGCAGGCCGAAGTCACTGGGGGTGCGGACTAGCCCTTTGCCAAACAAATGCATCCAGACGCGATTGACCATGACCCGGCTGGTCAGTGGATTGTTGGGATGGGCAATGGCCTGCGCCAATTCCAGACGTCCGCTTCCGTGGCGGAAGGGACCGGCGTTCGGCGCAATCAGGCGGGGAGCTTGCCTGGGGACGCGGGGGCCGCGGTTGTTGGGATTGCCCCGCAGGAAGATCACCGGTTCGGTTGGCGCAGGATTGTCCCGCAGCACATGAGCGCGGGGTGGAGCATGGGGATTGCTGGCGCGGAAGGCATCGATCTTCTGCCGCAGGCGGGCCAGAGCCTCACGGTCCGCACGATTCTGAATCTTGTCGAAATCGGCGAGGGGGATGTCCACAGGGCCGCCGGCTTCTTTCCAGCGGCGTAGAGTCTGCTGTTCCGCCGTCGGTTGGGTGGCAGTAGCGGCCTCGGTCCACAGGCGGGCCAGGGCCGTCCAAACTTCTGCGGGCCGTTGGGGGGAGGCCTTTTCCAAAGCAGTGCGCAGGACAGGTGGCACCGGAGCAACGGTGTCTGCCGGCCCTTTAGCGGGTTCGGTTCGCAATCGCTTGGCGAGTTGCTCGGCAAAATCCTTCTCCGGCAGGCTGGCGAGCTGTCCTGCGGCTTGGAACGTGGCGGCGAGCAAGGAGTCCTGCCGCTTCTGTTCTGCCAACAGGAATTGACGCCAGCGTTCCAAAACGAAGGCGGACAAGTCGCGATCCCGTGCCAGATTGCGGAGTTGTTCGCCATTGAGGCGTCGGCTTTCCCAAACCGCCTGCAAGTACCGGGCCAGCACATCGGGTTGTTGCAGCTTTTGCAATTGCTGTTGATGCCGGCGGCTGACCTCCGCCTGGTAATCCTTCTCGCGTTTCGCCAATTCGTTCTCAAAAGCGATCACCTCGGGAGTGCGGCGAACTTCTTCAATCAGCGGCAGGTCCTTCGGCTCATGGGTGCTGGCAAAGACGCCATAGAGACCGTAATAATCCGCCATGGTGATTGGGTCGTATTTGTGGTCATGGCAGCGGGCGCAGTTGACCGTCAGCCCCATAGTGGTCCGGCAGAGAACATCGATGCGATCGTCGATGATGTCGTGGATGTTGTTGAGGAAGCGCCGTCCCAGGGTGAGGAAACCCAAAGCGGCCAAGGGACGTTTATCCTGACCCAGATCGAGTTGATCGGCTGCAATCTGCTCGATGAGGAAACGATCGTACGGCTTATCTTCGTTGAAGGAGCGAATGACGTAGTCACGGTAAGTGTAAGCGAAGGGGTAGTTACGGTCTTCGGTGAAGACGTATCCTTTGGTGTCGGCGTAGCGGGCCAGGTCTAGCCAGTAGCGTGCCCAGCGTTCGCCGAAATGGGGGGAGGCTAGCAAACGATCGATCAGTTTTTCCCAGGCTTGGGGGTCGGGGTCTCGCTCGAAGGCTTCGATTTCCTCCGCGGTGGGGGGCAGGCCGATCAGGTCAAAGTACGCGCGGCGGATCAGGGTGCGCCGGTCCGCCGGAGGAGCTAGGGACCAACCTAACGGTTGCAAGCGCGCCGCCACGAAGCGGTCGATGTCCGTCCGCAGCCGCCCTTGGGGATCGGGCGGATTGGGCACGGGCGGTTCCTGAACCGGGCGAAAAGCCCAATGTTGACGTGGGTCTCCCGTGGTGGACTCAGTTCTGTCCGGCGGCAACGCGGCCCCGTCTTGAACCCATTGGGTCAAAGCGGCAACTGCTGTTGGGGGTAAAGCCTGCTTCGGAGGCATCGGCGAGTCGGTCTCGCGCCGGACCGCACGGAGCAGCAGACTTTTTTCGGGCTGCCCCGGAATAATCACGGGACCGCTATCGCCCCCTGCACGAAGCCCCGCGGTAGTGTCCAAGCGCAAGCCAGCATTTTGCTTCTTGGGACCGTGGCAACTGTAGCAGTGTTCCGCCAACACGGGGCGGACATGTTTCTCGAAAAACTCGATCTGGGCGGCTTGCCGGGTGCGGTCGCGATCGGCCGCATTGTTCTCAGGACGAGGGGTGCCGGGAGCAGGGGTGGTCGGCCTCTTCCCCGCCGGCGATTGGAAGGATGATTGTGGGAGTGCCTTCTCTGCTGGCTGCTGTCCAGGTAACGTCGGGGCAGACTGGTCTCCGGCGTATCCGACGACCGCGGCCACCAGGAACACTGGAACAAGCGCGGTAGCGGTGCCGATCCCCATTCCAGCGCTCAAGGACTGCGGAAAACGCAAGGCAGGCATAACACCTCTCGGTCGCGTCATCAGGTTGTGGGAATTTCAGTTGTTCCAAAGGTGGAAACGATCTCCGGCGGGAGGAAAACTTATCGGGAGGTCTTTCCCGGATGGCAACTGCGGCAACCACAGAGGACACAATTATGGCTACCGCTAAAGCGGCATGACTCTTTCGGAATGTCGTCCCTATTTTACTCGACTCGGGAGAGAAAGGCCAAGGAAAAGTCGGGAATTGCAAGGGTCGAATGGAAGGAAGATTGGGATGTATGGTTTGACAGTGGGATGTCATGGAAATCCTGGGAAGAAATGCCGGGTGGCGAGAGAGGTTAGAGGCATGAGTTGGCAATAAGAGTCAGGGGGGTGGCGGCGGGATCGTACTCAAAAACAACAGGCGAGCAACATCGGTCGAAACGAGGGGTAAAACTGTCCATCCCCAAAGGAAGTTTTGGTGGTTCCGAGTAGTAAGTGGGGAGGGCGATAGCGGCAGCGGCACCGGGGCTTTGTGAAAAATTTCACAACGGTGGGTTGCCGCCGGCTGCGGAGGTTCCGACAATACGCATCGTTCCACACGACGACAGAGATGCCGTGGGCATCAGGCGGCAGTAATGCCGGAGGAGCGTCGAGGCCGTTCAGCGCCATGGGGGCTGCTGGTGGCTGGCTCGGAGATGGTGTCGTTTACCCTCGCCGGGCTAGTGGTGGACTATTTATTCGGAACTTTGCCGGTGTTTACGGTGGGGCTGACACTGCTCGGAGTGCCGGCAGCGTTTTTTCTGCTGGTGCGGTTGAGTCGGGCTACACCGGGGCCGGATGCAGCGGGGCCGGAATCGCAAGGCGGCCGGGAGTCGCAGCGGGAGCCGAAGGCGTGAAAACCTTGCTCGTGCAGGTGGTCGGCTGGCCGCTGCTCGTCATCGGCCTACTGGCGAGCGGCGCCGCAGTTGGTGTTGACCCGCGTCATGCCTGGGCAGCAATTGTCTCGTTGGCTCTGATACTGCCGCCGGGTGTGGCGGCGGTGTGGCTGGTGCGACAATGGCGAGGCTCCCCGTTTGGGCGTGTGGCCGCGGTTGTGCTAGGCAGTGCCCTGCGGTTGCTCACTGGGTTTGGCGGCGGCCTGGTGGTTTTCCTCCTTCTCCGCCGACCGCTGGATTGGGACCCCCTCACCTTCTGGGGATGGCTTTTGGGGACATACCTGGTGGCGTTGACCGTCGAAACCGTGGTGCTCGCTCGAGATGTTGCCCAAGGCGCTGGAACAGCCCCGCCTTTTGGCCCTGATGCAGAGCAGGCGGTCCATAGGGTTGTTTGTGGGGTAGCAGGAACGGGACGCGAAATCGCGGCCAATGTCCCCCCAACGTCCCCGTGACATTGAGGCCCAACGATGGCCGATGCTAATCGAAAATTCAACCCCTTTGAACATGTCGCGGATAGCGACACCTTCCACATTTTCGAGACAGCCGGGATTGAAATTCACGGAGTGGCGTATGCTGGCATCCCGCTGAAATTCATCATCCTGATGACGGTCTGTGCCATCGTGGTGGCAGGGATGCTGATTTGGCTTGGCCGTAAGATGCGGACAGGAGAGCCGCCGACGGGCAAGTTGTGGAACCTTGTGGAAAGCCTGGTGTTTTTCGTGCGCGACAAGATTGCCCGGCCAGCTTTGGGAGAAAAGGAAGCGGATGACTACCTCCCCTATCTGACGACCCTCTTCCTGTTCATCTTCGCCATGAATCTCATCGGCATGGTGCCGTTTTTGGCTTCGCCGACCGCCTCGATCATGGTTACCGGTGCCTTGGCGTCAGTGAGCTTTGTCGTGATTCATGCCTCCGGCATCCGCGCCCATGGGGGACTGCTACCCTACCTGAAAACTTTCATTCCGCACATCCATCTGGAAGGCGGTCTAGCCCTCCAACTGTTTGCCGCAGTGCTGATTGTGGGGATGGCTGTCTTAGAGTACCTGACGGCGTTCATTCGCGTCTCAGTGCTGGCGATCCGGTTGTTAGCCAACATGCTGGCTGGGCATACGGTCTTGTATGTGATCCTCTTTTTCATCGCCCTAGTCGATCACCCGCAATACAAGATTCCGATTGCGCAGGAATGGATGTTCTGGGTGGTGGCCCCATTCAGTGTCGCCCTGGTGACAGCGTTGAGTTTGCTGGAGTTATTCATCGCGGGCCTCCAGGCATTCATCTTTACGTTTTTGACAGCGGTGTTTATCGGCTTAGCGAAACATCCGCCCCACTGATTGAGGAGAGCAACAACCCGGCGGCGACGGGTAGCCGACCGGACGCATGATTGCCACAATAGGACAATCCAACATCCTTTGGGAGGTAATGGACCATGCGAGTTGTCACGGTACTGGTGCTGGCCCTGCTGGGAGTCTTGAGCACGGCAGCGCCGCTGTTCGCCCAAGGCACGACGACGAATTATCCCGGCTTAGGGGCTGGCATCGGGATGGGGCTGGCTATTGTCGGGATCGGCATCGGGATCGGTCTCGTGGGTTACGCGGCCCTCAGCGGCATTGCCCGCCAGCCGGAACAGGCGGGGGCCATTCAGGGAGCTATGTTCATCCTGGCCGGTCTTGTCGAAGGAGCAGGAATTATCGCATTGGTGCTGTGCCTGTTGCTGCCGCTCATCGTGTGATGCGAGGCACCAGCGCTGGGTGTGAGACACCAGTTGGGGCTGGAAGGAAAAATTCCCTTATCGAAACCCCGGCGGCTGTCGGGCAGATGAGGTGCGAACCCCAACAACCCAATACGGCCGATCACACAGGCACGGGCTTACTCACTCACGGGAATGTTCCTATGCGATCGCTCATGATTGCGCTTTTAGCCGGGATCATTGGACTGAGTGATATTCATCGGGTTTTTGCCGATGAAGCACCCGGTCGGCCGAGTCCCCCGGCTCATGCGGCGCCCACCGAGGTTACGGCTCAGCAGGGGAGTCACACGGCAACGGCGGGGCATCAAGGACATCACCAAGAAGACAAGCTCGGCTTTCTCGGACTGAAGCGTTACGATCTGGGTATCTACACGCTGGTGGTCTTCGGTTTATTGGTGCTGATCGTCAGCAAATATGCCTGGCCGCACATTCGCGAAGGTCTGGAGAAGCGCGAGGCGAACATTCGGGCTGCCTTGATGGAGGCGCAAAAGGAGCGTGACGAAGCCAGGACGCTGTTGGCTCAAGCCCGGAAACAGTTGGATGACGCAGCGATGCAGGTCCGGGCGATGCTGGAGGAAGCCCGCCGGGATGCGGAGGCCCTACGAGCCGCCGAACGGGAAGCCGGAGCGCGGGAGGCCGCCGCGGAACGAGAGCGAGCCAGGCGGGAAATTGCGGCTGCGCGAGACGCAGCCCTGGCGGAAATCTACGACCGGGCCGTAGAACTGGCCGCTCTGCTCTCCTCCAAAACCCTGGCTCGCAGCATCACACCGGAGGACCACCGCCGCTTGTTGGACGAAGCCGTCGCCGAATTGCAGCAAACCAATCCGACAGCGGCCTGAAAATGCCAGTGTGTCCCACGAGGACTTGGGTGCTCCGATGTGCCTCGGCGATGTCGGAACGGGAATGCTCCGCGATGGACCCGCGAGGGGTACGACAGATCAGGAGTCCGTTTAAGAGCGAGGGGAGCTGAACATCGTGACGCCAGCCGACGGGGTGCAAGTGCTGTTCCCTCCGGACGTGCCTGCCGAACAGCAGGAGCGCTTGCAACGTTATTATCTGAGCAGTCTGCGCGGTGTAGAGGGTGGGCCGTGGGGCCGGCTGCCACGGATCTACGCAGAGGCTTTGCTGGCCGCAGCGGATGCCCAGCAAGTCGCCGCCGCGGTGGCTGACGATCTGGATACCCTCGTCCAGGACGTATTTGCCCAGGTCGAGGGGTTGGAGGCGTTCTGGGCCAGTCCCGCGGTGAGCCGCCGCCGCAAGGAGGAATTGATCCTGCAATTGTTTGAAGGGAAAGCGGAACCGCTCTTTGTGGATTTCCTGCGCCTGCTCAATCGCAAGGACCGCCTTAGCCTTCTTCGGCCTGCGGCGCTAGCCTACCGGACCCTGCTGGAGGATCGGGCCGGCCGCCGACGCGTGATTGTGGACAGTGCGGCTCCCTTGGATCAAACCAGTGCCCAAGCCCTCGCCGGGGCCATACAGCGCTGGACGGGGGGAACGCCGGTCCTCATCGTGCGTATTCGCCCGGAGCTGATCGGCGGCGTCATTGTCCGTGTCGGCGACCGGGTCTTCGATACCTCCCTCCGAACACGACTCCAAACCCTACGCCATCAACTACTCACGCGAGGAAGCCATGAGATTCAAAACCGACGAGATCGCTTCTGTTCTGCGTGAAGAACTTGCCCAGTTCCGCACGCAAGTGGATACCCGCACAACCGGCCGGGTCCTGGAAGTCGGCGACGGAATTGCCCGTTGCTACGGCCTGTCCGAAGTGATGGCCGGCGAACTGATCGACTTCCCCGAAGCGGGAGTCAAAGGCCTGGCTTTCAACCTGGAAGAAACTTCGGTCGCCGTCATCATCCTGGGCGATTACCTCAAGGTGCGCGAAGGGATGGAAGTCCGCACCACCGGCGAGCTGTTGTCCGTGCCTGTCGGTCCCGCACTCATTGGCCGGGTCGTGGACCCGCTCGGCAATCCCCTCGACGGCAAGGGGCCAATCCTGGCGACCCGGCGCCGCCCGGTCGAGTCCCCAGCGCCCGGAGTGGTCGAACGCCAGCCGGTGAAAACCCCCCTCCAGACCGGCATCAAAGCGATCGATGCCATGACTCCGATCGGCCGCGGCCAGCGCGAACTGATCATCGGCGATCGCAAGACTGGCAAGACCGCCATTGCCATCGACACCATCATCAACCAGAAGGAAGAGAACGTCATTTGCATTTACGTGGCCTGCGGACAGATGGAATCCAAGACGGCGGCGGTCGTGGAAAAACTGCGGGAGCACGGGGCGATGGACTACACGATTGTTGTTGTCGCCTCGTCCTCCGATGCCGCCCCCTTGCAGTACATCGCCCCCTACGCGGGCTGTGCGATGGCCGAATACTTCATGTACGAAGAAGGGCGAGACACCCTCTGTGTGTATGATGATCTGTCCAAACAGGCGGCTGCCTACCGGCAACTCTCCCTGCTCGTGCGGCGGCCGCCCGGACGGGAGGCCTACCCCGGTGACATTTTCTACTGCCACTCCCGCTTGCTCGAACGAGCCGCCAAACTCGCGGAAAAATACGTCATCGTCCCAAAAGATGCCGATGAAAGCCAAGTGCGGGCGGATTGGGGGGTCAACAAGCGGAGTAACCCCACGGAGCGGCGCGGACCGGGGGATGAGGGCATGGTTTACACCGGTCCTGGCGAATTCGCTGGTCTGCGGCAAGCCCAGCGAGACCTGCAACACTTCCCCGATTGCAAAATCGCACGTGTCATCGGCAGCGGCGGCTCCCTGACCGCGCTCCCCATCATTGAAACCCTGGAAGGCGAAGTGTCGGCCTACATTCCCACCAATGTCATCTCGATCACCGATGGACAGATTTACCTGCAACCCGACCTGAAAAATGCTGGTGTGCTCCCGGCTGTGGACGTTGGTATTTCCGTGTCGCGCGTCGGAGGCAACGCCCAAATCAAGGCGATGAAACACAAGCTGGTCGCCGGCGGCCTCAAGCTGGCTTTGGCTCAGTTCCGCGAACTCGAAGCCTTCGCCCAGCTCGGCACAGAACTGGACAAAGTCACGCAAGCCCAGTTGGAACGCGGCTACCGGATGGTGGAAATCCTCAAGCAACCGCAGTACAAACCCATGCACGTCGTGGACCAAGTCATGATCATCTACGCCGGCAACAGCGGTGCTTTGGACAAAATCGAGCGTAGCAAAGTCAAAGCCTGGGAGGAACAATTCCTCACCTTCATGCGCGAACAGAAACCGGAAGTCCGCCAGTTGCTCATGAAGGAAAAAGACCTGACCCCGGAGATCATTGACAAACTCAATGCGGCCATTGCCGAGTTCCAGCCCCAGTTCAAAGCGTAACGCGAGCGAACCTGGGACAACTGACTGTTCAAACTGTGTCAAAGGAACGACAGCGCAAGTGAGAACGACCGCGACGGATGGGAACGACTCTCAGTCAGACGCCCTGGAACGCGGACAATACCACACCGGAGTGACGCACTGCTATGGCTAACTTGCGAGCTTTGGTCAAACGCCGCAAGGCCGTCCGCAACATTCGCAAGATCACGCGGACGATGGAGCTGATCGCCACGACCCGGTTTCAGCGTGCTTTGAAGCGGGCGATGGAGGCAGACGCCTACACCCGCAAAATCGCCGAGATCACAGCCGATCTGAGCCGCAACGTAGCCGGGGATGTCTCCCATCCCTTGCTAGTAAGCCGGCCGGTTCGCAAGGGGCTGCTCCTGGTTATCACCGCTAACCGGGGACTCTGTGGCGGCTACAACGCAGCCATCTTGCGGGAAGCGATGACGGCCATCCAGCGCTACCAGCAACAACAGACTCCCTTTGAGCTGGAAGTGGCTGGCAAGCGCGGCATCACCTTTTTCCGCTTCCAGCGGCTGGAACGGAGCCAGGAGTACACCCACTTCGAGGATCGTCCGGCGTTCGCGGAAGTGGAAGTGTTGGCTCGCCGCTACATCGAGCTGTACACCTCCGGGGCGGTGGATGAAGTGAAGGTGGCCTACATGAAGTTCCTCAATCCCGCTCGGCAGGAGGCGGTGGTGGAAACTTTACTGCCGCTTGGATCGCTAGCGGTGGAAACCCGCCGTGGAGGAAGTGCTCCAGCAGCCGCCGCGACCGCCCCCACGAGTGCCCGCATCAACTACGAGTTTCTCCCGGATGCCCAGGAAATCCTCGCCGAGCTTGTTCCCGCGGCTTGCAAGGTGCGCCTGTTCAAGTGCTTCCTTGATGCGGCTGTCAGCGAACAGATCGCTCGGCGCATCGCCATGAAAGCCGCTACCGAAAATGCGGGGGAATTGATCAAGGAAATCACCCGCTTGTATAACCGCACTCGCCAAGCGAACATCACCCGGGAAATCACCGAGTTGATTACCAGTGCGGAAGCCTTGAAATAACCGCTGGTGCGGCTCTCGGTTCGGCGCTTCTGGAGATGGCGGACGCCCCCAGATTCGACGGAGATCGGCGGTTCAACCCGAAGGTAAGTTTTCCCTCAACGATTTTGCTAAACCTAGCGAGGCTGAGTATTATGGTTTCCACCGTTCAGAATGTTGGGACGATTGTGCAGGTCATTGGTTCCACTTTCGATGTGGAGTTCGAGGAAGGCCATTTACCTGCGATTTACAATGCGGTGCGCATCGACGCCACAACACCATCCGGCCTTTCCATCCATTTGACCGGCGAGGTGCAACAGCACTTGGGCGGGAGCCGGGTGCGTTGCGTAGCCTTGGGCAGCACAGACGGCCTCATCCGCGGTATGAAAGCCGTG
This genomic interval from Thermogemmata fonticola contains the following:
- a CDS encoding DUF1559 family PulG-like putative transporter, giving the protein MSFATSPVRRSRWIGFTLIELLVVIAIIAILIGLLLPAVQKVREAAARTTCSNQLKQISLACHNYQDAHGKLPDLYSEYVSGDPSQRPRGSIFFLLLPFIEQNALWDASTVGPYLPGIQDAYAWIPYSGGTRAPAATPIKLYLCPSDSTGSDDGLWPMGWGAPNEIGNWSYSNYAANFQVFGSPNRGDSSDYRNHRSSLKIHTIQDGSSNTIFFAERFRRCQISAGTFASLWAHGAWNVVYEPQFAYGNQQGTAGYASATSVVGVVGPNSRFQTIPQNSPLCNPMMTQAIHSGGVMLAGLGDGSVRTINASISGTSWWAVVTPNMGDLPGNDW
- a CDS encoding AtpZ/AtpI family protein, with amino-acid sequence MPEERRGRSAPWGLLVAGSEMVSFTLAGLVVDYLFGTLPVFTVGLTLLGVPAAFFLLVRLSRATPGPDAAGPESQGGRESQREPKA
- a CDS encoding DUF1501 domain-containing protein yields the protein MASTPRQPMLWTRREMLSRCGVGMGLIGLATALDQAGLLSPSAQAALNPLAPKKPHFPAKAKHVIHIFANGGPSHVDTFDPKPMLQKYAGKPLPTGNLRTERRTGAAFPSPFKFRKYGQSGLEVSEIFHHTAQHIDDICVIRSMHADVPNHEPSLMLMNCGEARLPRPSLGSWVTYGLGTENLNLPAFVVMCPGGYPIQESQNWQAAFLPGIYQGTYLNTRHTQIDKLIESIRNPHLPVDQQRRQLELLQQLNRQHQASRLHDPQLEARIQAFELAFRMQTEAAEAFDISREPKHVLEAYGTSEQARSLLLARRLIERGVRFVQVWHGEGQPWDNHDDLEVNHRRLAQQVDKAIAALISDLKRLGLFESTLIIWGGEFGRTPTVELPQPGANAGKVNGRDHNHWGFTVWLAGGGVKGGQAIGATDEFGFKAVEKPVHVHDLHATILHLLGFDHEKLTYRYAGRDFRLTDVHGQVVREVLA
- a CDS encoding F0F1 ATP synthase subunit A; its protein translation is MADANRKFNPFEHVADSDTFHIFETAGIEIHGVAYAGIPLKFIILMTVCAIVVAGMLIWLGRKMRTGEPPTGKLWNLVESLVFFVRDKIARPALGEKEADDYLPYLTTLFLFIFAMNLIGMVPFLASPTASIMVTGALASVSFVVIHASGIRAHGGLLPYLKTFIPHIHLEGGLALQLFAAVLIVGMAVLEYLTAFIRVSVLAIRLLANMLAGHTVLYVILFFIALVDHPQYKIPIAQEWMFWVVAPFSVALVTALSLLELFIAGLQAFIFTFLTAVFIGLAKHPPH
- the atpE gene encoding ATP synthase F0 subunit C, which codes for MRVVTVLVLALLGVLSTAAPLFAQGTTTNYPGLGAGIGMGLAIVGIGIGIGLVGYAALSGIARQPEQAGAIQGAMFILAGLVEGAGIIALVLCLLLPLIV
- a CDS encoding PSD1 and planctomycete cytochrome C domain-containing protein, producing the protein MPALRFPQSLSAGMGIGTATALVPVFLVAAVVGYAGDQSAPTLPGQQPAEKALPQSSFQSPAGKRPTTPAPGTPRPENNAADRDRTRQAAQIEFFEKHVRPVLAEHCYSCHGPKKQNAGLRLDTTAGLRAGGDSGPVIIPGQPEKSLLLRAVRRETDSPMPPKQALPPTAVAALTQWVQDGAALPPDRTESTTGDPRQHWAFRPVQEPPVPNPPDPQGRLRTDIDRFVAARLQPLGWSLAPPADRRTLIRRAYFDLIGLPPTAEEIEAFERDPDPQAWEKLIDRLLASPHFGERWARYWLDLARYADTKGYVFTEDRNYPFAYTYRDYVIRSFNEDKPYDRFLIEQIAADQLDLGQDKRPLAALGFLTLGRRFLNNIHDIIDDRIDVLCRTTMGLTVNCARCHDHKYDPITMADYYGLYGVFASTHEPKDLPLIEEVRRTPEVIAFENELAKREKDYQAEVSRRHQQQLQKLQQPDVLARYLQAVWESRRLNGEQLRNLARDRDLSAFVLERWRQFLLAEQKRQDSLLAATFQAAGQLASLPEKDFAEQLAKRLRTEPAKGPADTVAPVPPVLRTALEKASPQRPAEVWTALARLWTEAATATQPTAEQQTLRRWKEAGGPVDIPLADFDKIQNRADREALARLRQKIDAFRASNPHAPPRAHVLRDNPAPTEPVIFLRGNPNNRGPRVPRQAPRLIAPNAGPFRHGSGRLELAQAIAHPNNPLTSRVMVNRVWMHLFGKGLVRTPSDFGLRSEPPTHPELLDYLAVQFVRDQWSIKRLIRRIMLSATYQQSSQADPTVIQRDPDNLYLARQNRRRLDFEALRDAMLAATDRLDRTLYGRPINILAQPTSNRRTIYAFMDRSDFATLFRAFDVASPDQHAPLRYETTVPQQALFLLNAPWVLHNAKAAAQHYTVRLAPTPRDQIAALYRLLLARYPTAEETTLALDYLQQAPNPPDFPPLAQLAQTLLISNEFAFVD